A genomic window from Mobula hypostoma chromosome 14, sMobHyp1.1, whole genome shotgun sequence includes:
- the LOC134356590 gene encoding natural cytotoxicity triggering receptor 3 ligand 1-like has protein sequence MAIPVLFLRLHEATLRVGEQHLGFGFGSLQPDDMNIDFSFSLEEYMRSYNFNPFEILDHQDFNPFRPGGWFTLAPMSPGFPCKLAIRDLANVFEGGPLSFAMSVDANVWRLALLAAFWPAAKATSTNVEQFPPILRVPIGETDSMFCKYPILQDTAEVSWWKEGQKAFIEPNSRNKFNVKKGRGTFTLLNVSYSDVGVYYCQVKSQQQIFGNGSGSQLIVLTPPTPLKIIRVEETSPKTRKLMCKTAAFYPKKLDIFWRRNNMEILPKMEPSITETSEGLYEASSTLEDVQPAQGKVVYTCLVSHETLKIPTSFSYIIEQDLDNINKPLILGGALGGLAIVILIIILIRIGVKAKRGSLPLHVSPPYYYCHHVDAGLRGRHRSR, from the exons ATGGCGATTCCTGTCCTCTTCTTACGCCTtcatgaggctactctcagggtGGGCGAGCAACACCTCGGATTCGgtttcggtagcctccaacctgacgacatgaacatcgacttctccttcAG cCTAGAGGAATACATGAGATCATACAATTTCAACCCATTTGAAATCCTGGATCACCAGGATTTCAACCCATTTCGTCCAG GTGGCTGGTTCACCCTGGCTCCCATGTCACCTGGCTTTCCATGCAAGCTTGCCATACGGGACCTTGCAAATGTCTTTGAAG GTGGACCACTCTCATTTGCAATGTCGGTGGATGCAAACGTTTGGCGCTTGGCGCTTCTCGCCGCGTTTTGGCCAG CCGCAAAAGCAACTTCGACCAATGTGGAACAATTCCCTCCAATCTTAAGAGTCCCAATCGGTGAAACTGATTCCATGTTCTGCAAATATCCAATATTACAAGATACTGCTGAAGTTTCGTGGTGGAAGGAGGGTCAGAAGGCATTTATAGAACCAAACAGCAGAAATAAGTTCAATGTAAAGAAAGGCAGGGGCACATTTACTCTCCTGAATGTGAGCTACTCAGACGTCGGTGTGTATTACTGTCAAGTGAAAAGTCAACAACAAATATTTGGAAATGGAAGTGGATCTCAGCTTATTGTGCTAA CTCCCCCAACTCCGCTGAAAATCATTCGTGTTGAAGAAACTTCACCGAAAACCCGGAAGCTCATGTGTAAAACTGCAGCATTTTATCCGAAGAAATTAGACATCTTTTGGCGCAGAAATAATATGGAAATTCTACCCAAAATGGAACCGTCAATAACTGAGACTTCAGAAGGATTGTATGAGGCTTCCAGTACTTTGGAAGATGTGCAGCCTGCTCAGGGTAAAGTGGTTTACACCTGTCTGGTATCTCACGAAACGCTCAAAATTCCTACCAGTTTCAGCTATATTATCGAACAAG ATCTAGACAACATCAATAAGCCCCTGATTCTCGGAGGTGCGTTGGGCGGACTGGCAATTGTAATTCTGATTATAATTTTGATAAGAATCGGAGTAAAGGCAAAACGTG